A window from Candidatus Nitrosotenuis uzonensis encodes these proteins:
- the hflX gene encoding GTPase HflX: MSQTAILITYDNEDSIKEALGLCDAADYKVEKIIRQKFLDRPKYGLGEGKVEELKEIVLRIKPDVIIYDEVLRPSQNYNLASTLKTNILDRESLILEIFARRSTSHESSLQIKLAQFRYEMSRAKEKVRLAKMGEQPGFMGIGMYEVDTYYNDIQNRMKSIKSKLVKMGRQRALHREARRRVGFKTISLAGYTSAGKTTLFNTLTGEAKKESPELFTTLSTTTRKFLVERKPTLISDTVGFISKLPAYMIEAFKSTLEELKYADVVIVVIDVSDSPLELKKKLRSCLKTMADLEVDQQKVIYALNKSDLVAPEEILEKADLLGLSENKKWVPVSAVTKQNISKLLELAGKMLGEQEPQIKQPPKRPDLVDFDD, translated from the coding sequence ATGAGTCAAACTGCAATTCTTATCACGTACGACAATGAGGACTCGATCAAAGAAGCCCTTGGCTTGTGCGATGCAGCCGACTATAAGGTGGAAAAAATAATCAGGCAAAAGTTTCTTGACAGGCCAAAATATGGTTTAGGTGAGGGAAAGGTAGAGGAGCTAAAGGAGATTGTGCTCAGGATAAAACCGGACGTCATAATTTATGATGAGGTGCTCAGGCCAAGCCAGAACTATAATCTGGCATCCACCTTGAAGACAAACATACTTGACAGAGAATCTCTCATTCTTGAGATATTTGCAAGACGTTCTACAAGCCACGAATCGAGTCTGCAGATAAAGCTGGCCCAATTCAGATATGAAATGTCAAGAGCGAAGGAAAAGGTGCGACTTGCCAAGATGGGAGAGCAGCCAGGGTTTATGGGAATAGGAATGTATGAAGTGGACACTTATTACAATGACATCCAGAACAGGATGAAGAGTATCAAATCAAAGCTTGTAAAGATGGGCAGGCAAAGGGCCTTGCATCGCGAGGCAAGGCGACGTGTAGGATTCAAGACCATATCGCTTGCAGGATACACATCTGCAGGAAAGACAACCTTGTTTAACACGCTTACCGGCGAAGCAAAAAAGGAAAGCCCAGAACTGTTTACCACACTTTCAACAACTACGCGCAAGTTTTTAGTTGAGCGTAAACCGACTCTTATTTCAGATACTGTCGGATTCATAAGCAAACTACCTGCGTATATGATAGAGGCGTTCAAATCCACGCTTGAGGAGCTAAAATATGCAGACGTGGTAATTGTAGTAATAGATGTAAGTGATTCCCCGCTCGAGTTGAAAAAGAAGCTAAGAAGCTGCCTTAAAACCATGGCAGATCTTGAGGTGGATCAGCAGAAGGTAATCTATGCACTAAACAAATCTGATCTGGTGGCGCCAGAGGAAATCTTGGAAAAGGCAGATCTTTTAGGACTATCAGAGAACAAAAAATGGGTTCCCGTTTCCGCTGTAACCAAGCAGAACATCTCAAAGCTTCTTGAGCTGGCAGGAAAAATGCTTGGAGAGCAAGAACCGCAAATAAAGCAGCCGCCAAAGAGGCCGGACTTGGTGGATTTTGATGATTGA
- a CDS encoding phosphate uptake regulator PhoU, translated as MSEREETRRIQFTGKSSYIVSLPKQWVIDLGLKQGDQITITREGKSALKILPAKDQAKLVQQEDAILEISRDDDNATIVRKLVSLYFLGYKTIQIKPKADRLQPGQRNAIKSAVKGMLMGAEIISDSVDGITIQVLVNLLELSVDGAFKRMLHLAKSMLKDALLAVKEGNVELAKEVIDSDDEVDRFGFYIIRQLKIAIQNEHMLKDMGFDNARQCLGYRIIVKNIERTGDHASLIAKDLLEFKKPVRKDAMEKIESLNEFSTSVLDQACLALFKEDFNQAELAIKKSSEISKYEKRILESLKSIKDEEEAFRIKRMIGNITRIAEYASDIAEIVLNMNIEKMLKKRP; from the coding sequence GTGTCAGAACGAGAAGAAACAAGAAGGATTCAATTCACAGGCAAGTCATCATACATTGTATCGCTTCCAAAGCAATGGGTTATCGACCTTGGCTTAAAGCAAGGGGATCAGATTACGATAACACGTGAAGGCAAATCAGCGCTCAAGATTCTTCCTGCAAAAGATCAAGCAAAGTTAGTCCAGCAAGAAGATGCCATACTTGAAATCAGCAGAGACGACGATAATGCAACCATAGTAAGAAAGCTCGTATCATTGTATTTTCTTGGCTACAAGACAATCCAGATAAAACCAAAAGCTGACAGGTTGCAGCCAGGTCAGAGAAATGCGATAAAATCTGCCGTAAAGGGAATGCTTATGGGTGCAGAGATAATCTCCGATTCAGTTGACGGCATCACAATACAAGTTCTTGTAAACCTACTGGAACTATCAGTTGATGGGGCGTTCAAAAGGATGCTGCACCTTGCAAAATCAATGTTAAAGGACGCACTTTTAGCTGTAAAGGAAGGTAATGTAGAGCTTGCAAAGGAAGTAATCGACAGCGATGATGAAGTAGACAGATTCGGATTTTACATCATAAGACAGTTAAAGATTGCAATTCAGAACGAGCACATGCTAAAGGACATGGGATTTGATAATGCAAGACAATGTCTAGGTTATAGAATAATAGTGAAGAACATAGAAAGGACCGGAGATCATGCCTCGCTTATTGCCAAGGATCTGCTGGAATTCAAAAAGCCGGTAAGAAAGGACGCGATGGAAAAAATCGAGAGCCTGAATGAATTTTCCACATCAGTTCTGGATCAGGCTTGCTTGGCATTGTTCAAGGAAGATTTCAATCAGGCAGAGCTTGCCATCAAGAAATCCTCAGAAATATCAAAGTATGAGAAAAGAATTCTAGAATCACTCAAATCAATAAAAGATGAGGAGGAAGCATTTAGGATAAAGAGGATGATAGGAAATATCACAAGAATTGCAGAGTACGCAAGTGACATCGCAGAGATTGTGCTCAATATGAACATTGAGAAAATGCTCAAAAAAAGACCCTGA
- a CDS encoding sulfite exporter TauE/SafE family protein, translating into MEEILTQIGELSPVLIMGLGLAIGLEHAFEPDHVAAVGTQVSKGRFAQKTTKQIVKSGAIKSSILGAMWGAGHTTTLVLVGLLVYALAINIEQQVFSGLEFTVGIMLVILAITTMLNKKFRFKHRHPHQHKDGTIHYDAHDHLDVNHRHGHHSYLIGCIHGLAGSGSLVVITAATLNNTAMVLSFILIFGIGSIIGMALVSGILGLPFALSSKAERIHRILRYAAGAFSLLIGINILYSVGIVDNLFGL; encoded by the coding sequence ATGGAAGAAATACTAACTCAAATCGGGGAGTTATCGCCAGTTCTGATAATGGGGCTGGGGCTGGCAATTGGATTGGAACATGCATTTGAGCCAGATCATGTCGCAGCTGTAGGCACACAAGTATCAAAAGGAAGATTTGCCCAGAAAACAACAAAACAGATAGTAAAATCAGGAGCAATAAAATCGTCCATTTTAGGCGCAATGTGGGGGGCTGGACATACAACCACATTGGTACTGGTTGGACTTCTAGTCTATGCATTGGCAATAAATATAGAACAGCAGGTTTTTTCAGGACTGGAATTCACAGTTGGGATTATGTTGGTTATTCTTGCAATAACCACAATGCTTAACAAAAAATTCAGATTCAAACACAGGCACCCACACCAACACAAAGATGGAACAATTCATTATGATGCACATGATCATTTGGATGTAAATCACAGACATGGTCACCATTCCTATCTGATTGGATGTATCCATGGCCTTGCTGGAAGCGGTAGTCTTGTGGTAATTACCGCAGCTACACTGAACAATACTGCTATGGTTCTTAGCTTTATTCTGATATTCGGCATAGGTTCTATTATCGGAATGGCTCTGGTAAGCGGAATACTGGGTCTCCCATTTGCATTGTCTTCAAAAGCTGAAAGAATACACAGAATTTTGCGTTATGCAGCAGGAGCATTCTCACTGCTAATAGGCATTAACATACTGTACAGCGTAGGCATAGTTGATAATCTGTTCGGACTCTAA
- a CDS encoding radical SAM protein — MMLNYDYPLYRPPSEADSLIFQVTLGCSYNKCSFCDMYRTKEYSERPWDEVKAEIDMMSKILPQTKRIFLADGDALNLDAEYMQKIVKYLYEKFPVLERIACYAMPMNVLKKSESELKTLRDSGLNMFYLGIESGSDIVLKKVTKGATATTIVRACKKAKAAGYILSCMVILGLGGKTHSKEHIRGTARVLNEASPHYVGALTLYLENGIKEEFLTKFGEPFVPVSDSEALDELEDLIRQIDVNDDVIFRANHGSNAYTIKGTFPHDKQAMLEKIAWMKQHPEVVRPVGLRGF, encoded by the coding sequence ATGATGTTAAACTATGATTATCCATTATACAGACCTCCCTCAGAGGCAGACTCACTCATATTCCAAGTCACGCTAGGATGCTCATACAACAAATGCTCATTCTGCGATATGTACAGAACAAAAGAGTATTCAGAAAGGCCGTGGGACGAGGTAAAGGCAGAGATAGATATGATGTCAAAAATTCTGCCCCAGACAAAAAGAATCTTTCTTGCGGACGGAGACGCGTTGAATCTTGATGCCGAATATATGCAAAAAATCGTAAAATATCTGTATGAGAAATTCCCGGTGCTTGAACGAATAGCATGTTATGCAATGCCAATGAACGTTCTTAAAAAATCAGAATCGGAACTCAAAACTCTACGCGACAGTGGTCTTAACATGTTTTATCTTGGAATAGAAAGCGGCTCAGATATTGTTCTAAAAAAAGTAACAAAGGGGGCCACAGCTACAACCATAGTCAGGGCCTGCAAGAAAGCAAAGGCGGCAGGATACATACTATCATGCATGGTGATACTTGGACTTGGCGGAAAGACTCATTCAAAAGAACACATACGTGGCACTGCCAGAGTCCTAAACGAGGCATCCCCACATTATGTAGGAGCACTGACTTTGTATCTTGAAAACGGAATAAAAGAAGAGTTTCTGACAAAGTTTGGCGAGCCGTTCGTTCCAGTAAGTGATTCGGAAGCGCTCGATGAGCTTGAGGATCTAATACGACAGATTGACGTAAATGATGACGTCATCTTTAGGGCAAATCACGGTTCTAACGCCTATACGATTAAAGGAACGTTTCCTCACGACAAACAAGCCATGTTAGAAAAAATAGCTTGGATGAAGCAACACCCCGAGGTTGTAAGGCCAGTAGGACTTAGGGGATTTTAG
- a CDS encoding ArsR/SmtB family transcription factor produces MANDPYAKRLLWFVFAGSRGGVNRLKLVKALLEKPLNANQLAKEMGIDYKAVLHHVGVLEKNNIITRLGEKYNVTFFISNFLEANMESFEQIAGELEKSK; encoded by the coding sequence ATGGCAAATGACCCATACGCCAAGCGACTTTTGTGGTTTGTTTTTGCTGGCTCTAGGGGAGGCGTAAACAGGCTCAAACTGGTCAAGGCCTTACTGGAAAAACCTCTCAATGCAAACCAGCTCGCAAAGGAGATGGGTATTGACTATAAAGCAGTACTACACCATGTAGGAGTTTTGGAAAAAAACAACATTATCACCAGGCTTGGCGAGAAATACAACGTTACATTCTTCATATCCAATTTTCTTGAGGCTAACATGGAGTCCTTTGAGCAGATAGCAGGGGAACTGGAAAAAAGTAAATAA
- a CDS encoding reverse transcriptase-like protein, with amino-acid sequence MTLSIYVDGSGGENSGYGYFVKETGESYYEKRKGITNNQAEYLAIIAAMEKFAQMDEEIIIYSDSKNTVSQLNHEYAINSEQLRELARQAWSVMGKIPNLKIVWIPRAQNLAGKMLGS; translated from the coding sequence ATGACGCTTAGCATATACGTGGACGGTTCTGGCGGTGAAAACTCAGGGTACGGGTACTTTGTAAAAGAGACAGGTGAATCATATTATGAAAAAAGGAAGGGAATAACAAACAATCAGGCCGAATACTTGGCAATAATTGCCGCCATGGAAAAGTTTGCCCAAATGGATGAAGAGATAATCATATATTCGGATTCAAAAAATACAGTGTCGCAACTTAATCATGAATACGCCATAAACTCCGAGCAGCTTCGGGAGCTTGCAAGGCAAGCATGGTCTGTCATGGGAAAGATTCCAAATCTGAAGATAGTGTGGATTCCAAGAGCACAGAATCTTGCAGGCAAGATGCTTGGTAGCTAA
- a CDS encoding 4-hydroxybutyrate--CoA ligase, translated as MADSAFLSPKSIAIIGASDKEGSVGRAITSNIMKGYKGKIFPISPTRDKVFDMSAFKTVLDVKEPIDLAVVVTKNDIVPGVLEECGKKKIKGVIVITAGFKEVNEEGRKLEQQLKDIVKKYGIKMIGPNCLGVMNLDPKTMMNSTFLKITPKSGQIALVSQSGAICAALVEDASAQGIGFSAVISLGNKADLSEIDVLKMLAEHEQTKVIVMYLEDMGNGQEFLKVCKHITKKLKKPVLVLKSGRSPEGAKAAMSHTGALMGSDEIYDAVLNQSGAIRVDSMEELFDYATAFSKQPLPLKGDLVIVSNAGGPAIISTDACSKYGIKMASIEDIRPKINAVIPPWGSSRNPVDIVGDADYNRFSNVLDNVLSHKNVGSVIAMCTPSATLDYDKLAEVIVAMSKKYKKTMLASLMGLDEGIKNREILAAGGVPYYTYAEGAIRALRAMLRFSKWLNTPEGAITKFKANKAAVKKVFASVKKQGRTNLLEEEGQEVLRAYGFPLPKSVLAKTADEAVKAAKKIGFPVVMKIASPQIIHKSDAGGVKVGVANEEAVKEAFDIIIKNAKKYNKNAQIKGVLVQEMVKGGKELIIGSKQEPGFGPVIMLGMGGIYVEVLKDVTFRLAPVTNREADDMIDSIKTKKLLDGVRGEKPADKKKLSELIQKLSALVTDFPEIKELDMNPVLVMEQGKGCRVLDVRIGL; from the coding sequence ATGGCAGATTCAGCATTCTTATCGCCAAAATCTATTGCAATAATCGGCGCGTCTGACAAGGAAGGAAGTGTCGGTCGTGCAATCACTTCTAATATAATGAAAGGGTACAAGGGTAAAATCTTTCCAATATCGCCTACACGTGACAAGGTCTTTGATATGTCTGCATTCAAAACGGTGCTCGATGTTAAAGAGCCAATTGATCTTGCAGTGGTGGTAACAAAGAACGACATTGTTCCAGGAGTGCTAGAAGAGTGCGGCAAGAAAAAGATCAAGGGTGTCATAGTAATCACTGCCGGCTTCAAAGAAGTTAACGAGGAAGGACGCAAGCTAGAGCAACAACTCAAAGACATAGTCAAAAAATATGGAATCAAGATGATAGGGCCCAACTGTCTTGGAGTGATGAACCTTGATCCAAAAACAATGATGAATTCTACTTTTCTTAAAATTACTCCCAAATCAGGACAGATAGCACTGGTATCGCAGAGCGGAGCAATCTGCGCTGCACTTGTAGAGGATGCAAGTGCACAGGGCATTGGGTTCTCGGCGGTAATCAGTCTTGGAAACAAGGCAGATCTTAGCGAGATAGATGTTCTGAAGATGTTAGCAGAGCATGAACAAACAAAGGTTATAGTAATGTACTTGGAGGACATGGGAAACGGCCAAGAGTTTCTCAAAGTATGTAAACATATCACAAAGAAGCTCAAAAAACCAGTACTAGTTCTCAAATCGGGAAGAAGTCCTGAAGGGGCAAAGGCGGCAATGTCCCACACTGGGGCTCTTATGGGCTCTGATGAGATTTATGATGCAGTGCTTAACCAATCTGGCGCTATCCGTGTAGATTCAATGGAAGAGCTGTTTGATTACGCAACTGCGTTCTCAAAGCAACCACTTCCACTAAAGGGAGATCTTGTAATTGTCTCAAATGCAGGAGGCCCTGCAATCATATCGACTGACGCATGCTCCAAGTACGGTATAAAGATGGCCTCGATCGAGGATATCAGACCTAAGATAAACGCAGTAATCCCACCTTGGGGTAGCTCAAGAAACCCGGTGGACATAGTAGGTGATGCAGATTACAACAGATTCAGCAATGTACTAGATAACGTGCTTTCGCACAAAAACGTTGGCTCCGTCATTGCAATGTGTACTCCGTCTGCAACTCTAGACTATGATAAGCTAGCAGAAGTAATAGTGGCCATGTCAAAAAAGTACAAAAAAACAATGCTTGCGTCTCTGATGGGTCTTGACGAAGGAATCAAAAATAGAGAGATACTAGCAGCTGGCGGGGTTCCATACTATACTTATGCAGAAGGAGCAATCCGCGCCCTTCGTGCAATGCTCAGATTTTCAAAATGGCTGAACACTCCTGAAGGCGCAATTACAAAATTCAAAGCTAACAAGGCAGCAGTAAAGAAGGTGTTTGCAAGCGTCAAAAAACAGGGAAGGACAAACCTGCTTGAAGAGGAAGGACAGGAGGTACTCCGCGCATACGGATTCCCTCTGCCCAAGAGCGTTCTTGCAAAAACTGCAGACGAGGCTGTCAAGGCGGCAAAGAAAATCGGATTTCCGGTAGTAATGAAGATTGCATCGCCTCAGATAATCCACAAATCAGATGCAGGAGGAGTAAAAGTAGGAGTTGCAAACGAGGAGGCAGTAAAGGAGGCGTTTGATATTATAATCAAGAACGCCAAAAAATACAACAAGAACGCGCAAATCAAAGGCGTACTTGTACAGGAAATGGTCAAAGGCGGCAAGGAACTCATAATAGGCTCAAAGCAGGAACCTGGCTTTGGCCCAGTAATAATGCTCGGAATGGGAGGAATATATGTCGAGGTTCTCAAGGACGTAACATTCCGTCTTGCACCTGTAACAAACAGAGAAGCAGATGATATGATTGACTCAATAAAAACAAAGAAGCTTCTGGACGGTGTCAGGGGAGAAAAACCAGCAGACAAAAAGAAACTATCCGAACTAATCCAGAAACTATCCGCACTTGTAACTGATTTTCCGGAAATAAAAGAGCTTGACATGAATCCTGTCCTTGTAATGGAGCAAGGAAAGGGCTGCAGAGTTCTTGATGTACGAATAGGGCTCTAA